The Cyclobacteriaceae bacterium DNA segment AATCATGCCCTGCGATTCAATACCCATCATTTTACGAGGGGCAAGATTGGCAATCAAGGTTACTTGCTTTCCTACCATTTCTTCAGGTGAATAATGCTGCGCGATTCCACTTAATACGGTTCGTTGATCAACGCCTGTATCGACCGTTAGCTTTAATAACTTGTTAGATTTCTCCATTTTTTCGGCTGCCAACACCTTACCCACCCGAATGTCAAGCTTACCAAAATCATCAATGGTTATTTCAGGCTTCAAAGCTTTAACTGAGGCCACCGGCTTTTCATTTTCCATTTTTGTCTTTCGTAGTTTTTGCACCTGTTGTTCAATCTCCTCGTCCTCCACATTTTTATACAGCAATTCGGGTTGACCCAGTTGGTGATGTTGTGGGACCGAATTGACCAATTCTTCTTTTAACCAAAATTGTTTCCAGTTTACCTCAAATGAGGCACTGTTTAGTTGCTTACGCAGACTGGCTGCTGCATCGGGTAAAAAGGGATCGCAGGCTATGGCAATGTTGCCCACAATGGTTATGGCATAATTTAAAATACAGCCTACGGCTTCCATATCTTCCTTGGCCAATTTCCACGGCTCGGTATCCGCTAAGAACTTATTCCCGATACGCGCCATGTTCATTAATTGAAACTGAGCTTCACGGAAACGAAAATCATTCAGTGCACCAATCATTTCTTTAACCGAAACATTCAACTCATCGTGTGCCTTGTTATAATGCTCAAGGATTTTCTTTCTGCGATCGGTTGTTCCTGGTAACTCGTGCTCGGAAGGAACCCTACCCTCAAAATACTTCCAGGTGAGCACCATTACCCTATTCACAAAATTTCCGAAAATGGCCACCAACTCACTGTTTACTTTCTGTTGGTAATCCTTCCAGGTAAAATCCGAGTCTTTAGTTTCAGGCGAAATGGATGTAAGCACATACCGCAATTCATCGCGTCTGCCCGGAAAATCCTTCAGGTATTCATGTAACCAAACGGCATGATTACGCGAGGTAGAAATTTTATCACCCTCCAGATTTAAAAATTCATTTGCCGGAACGTTATCCGGAAGAATATAATCCCCAGCGGCTTTCAGTATGGCCGGAAAAATGATACAATGAAAAACGATGTTGTCCTTACCAATAAAGTGAATCAATCGCGTTTCCGGATCCTTCCAATACTTCTCCCAGCCCTCTGGTTTTAATTCTTTTGTAGCCGAAATGTAGCCGATTGGCGC contains these protein-coding regions:
- the metG gene encoding methionine--tRNA ligase, which encodes MKKFKRTTVTAALPYANGPLHVGHIAGAYLPADTYVRYLRLRGDDVIFICGSDEHGVAITLGAKKEGVSPRQFVDKYHGLMKQAFTDFGISFDIYSRTSSEVHYETAQEFFKKIYEQKIFLEETSDQYYDEQEHIFLADRYIIGTCPNCGHANAYGDQCEKCGTSLSPRQLINPRSTVSGKTPVLKPTRHWYFPLDKYESWLREWVIVGHKDDWKINVYGQCKSWIDQGLQPRSITRDLDWGVPVPLADAKGKVLYVWFDAPIGYISATKELKPEGWEKYWKDPETRLIHFIGKDNIVFHCIIFPAILKAAGDYILPDNVPANEFLNLEGDKISTSRNHAVWLHEYLKDFPGRRDELRYVLTSISPETKDSDFTWKDYQQKVNSELVAIFGNFVNRVMVLTWKYFEGRVPSEHELPGTTDRRKKILEHYNKAHDELNVSVKEMIGALNDFRFREAQFQLMNMARIGNKFLADTEPWKLAKEDMEAVGCILNYAITIVGNIAIACDPFLPDAAASLRKQLNSASFEVNWKQFWLKEELVNSVPQHHQLGQPELLYKNVEDEEIEQQVQKLRKTKMENEKPVASVKALKPEITIDDFGKLDIRVGKVLAAEKMEKSNKLLKLTVDTGVDQRTVLSGIAQHYSPEEMVGKQVTLIANLAPRKMMGIESQGMILMAEDVDGKLRLLQPNEIVTPGSTVS